Sequence from the Magallana gigas chromosome 4, xbMagGiga1.1, whole genome shotgun sequence genome:
AAACTATTAAAATGTCAACAACTAAACTATTGAAATGTCAAGAACTAAACTATTGAAATGTCAAGAACTAAACTATTAAAATGTCAACGACTAAACTATTAAAATGTCAACGACTAAACTATTAAAATGTCAACAACTAAACTATTAAAATGTCAACAACTAAACTATCAAAATGTCAACAACTAAACTATTGAAATGTCAACAACTAAACTATTGAAATGTCAACAACTAAACTATTAAAATGTCAACGACTCAACTATTAAAATGTCAACAACTAAACTATTAAAATGTCAATGACTaaactatttaaatattaaaatgtcaACAACTAAACTATTAAAATGTCAACAACTAAACTATTAAAATGTCAACAACTAAACTATTAAAATGTCAACAACCATCTAGACCTCTTAATGCAGCTTTTTAATCACAAGGAATTTCAATGCATTTTTGTTCCTGATTAATTTGACAGTTTAATAAAACAACTAAATGAGTGCAGTTTTGAGTAGATATTTGTGgagcgtgggggggggggatgaggTGGTGTTACCTTGAGAGTGGCCCTCAAACGTCCGTACTGTACACCGACCGCTCAGCCAGTTATTACGAAGCCGAAACCGCTCAGCAAACACTTTCTTCcactaaaaatagaaaaattatgacAAATTTCAAATCGTTACAGGTACAGGTACAAATTTATGgggcctttttaaaaaaaataatgttcattttaaatTCTGTAGCCTAATTACTTAagtcttgaaattttctatAAGAGTGTGAATTTGCTCAATTTAAGCAACTGTTAATCAATATTCTGTGTAATAGTTAAAAGCAATGCAAACAGCATTTTGATTGATATTGTAATACCATGTTAATAACACTACaggaataaaataataaagatgaaaTGAAAGCAcgaaaaattaatttcacaGAGTGAGGAACATTTCAGTCAAATTTCTGGAAGAAAAAATGTCTGTCCTAGAGGGGATTGCACAAGCTTATTACCAACAATTTACCATGATTCCAAAGATAACTCACAAAATTAACACAGTGAGCAATGGTTAAATTATTCCTTTGAGAGTCTCAAACATTGATCCAGTAAAGTCAAAGCATATTTAGAGGGGAAATTCAGCCATAACAATGCTTGTGGGCTTAATTTCAACTTCTTAAGCCTTTCTGAGAAATGGAAAATACAAGCTTTGATCCTTGTATTACACAGGTGTCCCcagcaaaatctttttttaaatgttatacatgtaatagatatTGCATGCAATGGAGGTAAGAATGGAAATTGCCACCTATACAAAACTATGATTTTCTAAAGTTCCAATTTTTCGATATTATCACATACAAGATGCAGTATTTTTCACACAGTACCCGAGATACTGTtggaaattttataaaatgcaaaccCCATCTAAAATATTGTATGTCAACTGGTTTATTTAACCAGTAATGAATTTGCTTTGTTTTTAATGCTGAAGAACTACAAGTATTGTGAGCCATGTGTGCATAATCTGTGCAGTCgcatttttttttcctattgCTAGATTAAGCATCCTTACAATTGGTAAAGGACAATGTTCGGTAtagtcaaatatctgcccccgatttcaaccaatttttaatcatataaaaataaaaatcacaaatcattgtatagaggatgccattaactttaatcttgattttagtcatcaatgctcattcgctgtttatctatgacgtcacctgaATGACGTAATTCCCGCAAAtgtgcaaacaaatgaaaatattctcatttttgctctatattttgcattcgaaagtatagagcgcaggtctgctcaagtgcgattttaacatatatttttcttcagatagtaatacacattatactaataAATGGTACTttagcaagcctgcgctcgatgtttcccagtcgaaaaaccatcagaaaacacccatatttaaccacaaaacatcaatttatcaaaataatgcaatcttcatgacgtcatttctacaatatgacgtcactgtggtgataaccttttacacctttatttccaatatgattttaactatctttcaccttatttttaaagctctttctaaaacttcgattttgggggcaaaaaatgcattaaaccGCACATAGTCTTTTTTCACAATTCAGAAGAAAATGTCTCTGAGTTATCAGATTCAGCTAATTTCATGAAagtaatataaatgtattaaaatcacTTTGAAGAATCCCCTTACTGCGgctttcatcaatattttgtaGGCATTTATTTCTGtggattttttcaaaattgcacTGTTTCCAAGAAAAGTTAACTCTGAGACATAGACTCTACTAACATAAATCACGTTAATTGTAACGTTGTGAGATTTCTTACTGTAGttaatatttgagtttgttaATCAGCTCAACAAAATCCACTAAAATTGTTGCAAATATTGATGACACCACGGTATCTGTCAAATTCAGAGGTTCACTTTACAACTTCCAATTTACCAGTCCGAGGAGTCACTGAACTCTACCTAGCTCACACTTCTATCTCGTTCTCTGAAGTCACATTGTCACAATAATGAATGTTTAAATATTCAAGGTGCCAAATGAAGTTTTTCCAGATTAGATATGACAGGTATTTGGTTTACTAAGACAGTAAAATTACCAGAATTTGTGGTTGTGTACCATATAcaccaaaaaatacatttttaaacaaataattacaCACTCCTTACACACGAACAATGCATTCTTAAACTGATGACCATGTGCATGAATTATTCTCACaaccttttgtttttgtttttctacaaaACTATCTCCAATATTCCATTGACAACtgctgtcattcaaaatcatgagacataaataaaatttcaaagtttgAGTTGATATGATATAAATTCTGAATTCCGGAACATCTTTGATACACAATCGCAAGCTCATTGCAGTAAAAAGATTCAAAATTTTAGTACATGCACAACTTCTATTCTTTTATTTAACTgtgttaaaaagaaagaaatgacCAAGATGATGAGAATGCGCTGTGTCTCATTAAAAAATACCCAGTTTACCATTCTAGATacgtaaaataaaaacataaaattagaatttttataGCTCAAATCATGTCTTAGTcccattaaaaaatgttgtggAACATAGCATAAGACAGACCTACTTCATACAAACTGCCATAAGACAGACCTACTTCATACAAACTGCCATAAGACAGACCTACTTCATACAAACTGCCATAAGACAGACCTACTTCATACAAACTGCCATAAGACAGACCTACTTCATACAAACTGCCATAAGACAGACCTACTTCATACAAACTGCCATAAGACCGACCTACTTCATACAAACTGCCATAAGACAGACCTACTTCATACAAACTGCCATAAGACAGACCTACTTCATACAAACTGCCATAAGACCGACCTACTTCATACAAACTGCCATAAGACCGACCTACTTCATACAAACTGCCATAAGACAGACCTACTTCATACAAACTGCCATAAGACCGACCTACTTCATACAAACTGCCATAAGACAGACCTACTTCATACAAACTGCCATAAGACAGACCTACTTCATACAAACTGCCATAAGACAGACCTACTTCATACAAACTGCCATAAGACAGACCTACTTCATACAAACTGCCATAAGACAGACCTACTTCATACAAACTGCCATAAGACAGACCTACTTCATACAAACTGCCATAAGACCGACCTACTTCATACAAACTGCCATAAGACCGACCTACTCCATACAAACTGCCATAAGACAGACCTACTTCATACAAACTGCCATAAGACAGACCTACTTCATACAAACTGCCATAAGACAGACCTACTTCATACAAACTGCCATAAGACAGACCTACTTCATACAAACTGCCATAAGACAGACCTACTTCATACAAACTGCCATAAGACAGACATACTTCATACAAACTGCCATAAGACAGACATACTTCATACAAACTGCCATAAGACAGACATACTTCATACAAACTGCCATAAGACAGACCTACTTCATACAAACTGCCATAAGACCGACCTACTTCATACAAACTGCCATAAGACCGACCTACTTCATACAAACTGCCATAAGACAGACCTACTTCATACAAACTGCCACACAATAAGTCAACTGACTTCTCTGCTTCATCTATTACCAGTATTTCTATTTCTCAAGAAGACTGCCATAAGACAGACATACTTCATACAAACTGCCATAAGACAGACCTACTTCATACAGACTGCCATAAGACAGACCTACTTCATACAAACTGCCATAAGACAGGCCTACTTCATACAAACTGCCACACAATAAGACAGACCTACTTCATACAAACTGCCACACAATAAGTCAACTGACTTCTCTGCTTCATCTATTACCAGTATTTCTATTTCtcaagaagaagattttcatttttcaattataaatgTATGAGAATGCTAGGGGTAATACATCCctacattgtgtttgaaaagGCAGAAAAGCCAACAGTTCTACATACTGttgctgtttatttttcatttgtccTTGTTCTAAAATTGGTGAGATTTCAAGaatcaaatatgtttaaaatttcttttaaatttaaattaaacctTGAACTACTTCTGTTTCTGTAGCTGACTGAATTTTTTTCTCCTAAATTCCAGAttatttgaaacaaacaaaattgcaaAACAGGCACAGAAATTCATTTTCGATTTAAGCATTGCACAATTTCCTCTATTACAAGCTTTAATAATTGTTGGTTGCTAGCATTCATTAGCTATTATAAGGATAAATTCACAACAGACTGAATTGATGCGCAGTAGAACCAGAACATCAAAGAAGCTTAAAATGATTAAAGCATTATTGCTTCATAAAACGCTCAACTAACCATGATGCTGCCCCCAGTCATGTGACTGATGACTTGTTTGTGCTCTGCTGCCTTGGAGAGCCTCCACTTTTGTTGACAGCAGAACTTCCTCCAGAGTGATGGGTCCTCTGTGATGTAACGCCACACCCAACAAACCTGAGCCGCTCGACACAGACTCACTGTAAACAATGGACATGAGTCAgagttattttatttaaagacaCTGAGCTATAGATAAATGACACACAGACACAGACTCAGAGGTCTGTCATATGAGGAtacctaaaaaaaatcacagactcAGAGTTATTTCAGATAACAGACAAAAAATAATAGActaaaaaatatctataaaacacAGACTCAGAATCTCAAAAAGATGCACAAAGCCTCAGATATATTATATAACACAAGGACTCAAAGATACCACAAATAACAGATACAACTCAAATATATCTAATATGAGAACATAGGTTCAGCAATATTCTCAGATAAGGACTGAGAGGCATCTCAAATAACATACACAAGCTCAGAGAGATCTCAAAAGAACTACATGAATGTAGACATACTTAGAAATGTCTCAAAAGAAACACAGACTGTACACTAAGAATATCCTAAATGACAtgaatatatgtaaacaaaccaaaatatatCTCAAATGACATGCGCAAATGTAGATAGATCCAGAAATATCTCAAATGACATTCAATTATGTAAAAAGATCCAGAAAAATATCTCGAATAACATGCAGATATGTATGTAGGtcaagaaaaacatttcaaatgacATGCAGATATCTAGAAAGACCCAgataaatatctcaaatattatACAGATATCTAGAAAGACCCAGATAAATATCTCAAATGTTATGCAGATATCTAGATAGACCTATAGAAACATCTAACATGACATGCAGATATCTAGATAGCCCCAGATAAATATCTCAAATGACATGCAGATATCTAGATAGCCCCAGATAAATATCTCAAATGACATACAGATATCTAGAAAGACCCAGAGAAATATCTCAAATGACATACAGATATCTAGAACGATCCAGAGAAATATCTCAAATGACATACAGGTATCTAGAAAGACCCAGAGAAATATCTCAAATGACATACAGATATCTAGATAGACCTAGAGAAACATCTAACATGACATACAAATATCTAAATAGACCTAGAGAAACATCTAACATGACAAACAGATATCTAGATACACCAAGGGAAACATCTAACATGATATACAGATATCTAGATAGACCTACAGAAATATCTAACATGACTTACAGGTATCTAGATATACCTAGAGAAATATCTAACATGATATACAGATATCTAAATAGACCTAGAGAAACATCTAACATGACATACAGGTATCTAGATAGACCTAGAGAAATATCTCAAACGACATACAGGTATCTAGATAGACCTAGAGAAACATCTAACATGACATACAGGTATCTAGATAGACCTAGAGAAATATCTCAAATGACATGCAGATATCTAGATAGACCTAGAGAAACATCTAACATGACATACAGATATCTAGATAGACCTAGAGAAATATCTCAAATGACATGCAGATATCTAGATAGACCTAGAGAAACATCTAACATGACATACAGATATCTAGATAGACCTAGAGAAACATGACATACAGATATCTAGATAGACCTAGAGAAACATGACATACAGATATCTAGATAGACCTAGAGAAACATGACATACAGATATCTAGATAGATCTATAGATCATGACATACAGATATCTAGATAGACCTAGAGAAAAATCTAACATGTCATACAGATATCTAGATAGACCTAAAGAAACATCTAACATGACATACAGATAAGCAGGTAGACCCAGAAATATCAAACACAACAGAGACAGAGTAAGATTTATCTTAAATGACAGGTGTACACCAAAAATATCACAAACATAGGGCAAATAtatactcagatatctcaaaaagtagacAGAATAGGATATATCTCTAAGTTCACAGATTCAGAGCTATCTTAGATGACATATAGATAGACACTCTGAAGTCTCAAATTACATAATTTAACAGTCTCAGAGATGTCTTGTATGTCATAAATTTAGAGCCATCTCAACAAATGACTGATGTAGAAAGACTCATATATCTCAAATGAAATAATCATACAAAAGAAGGATAATAATACCCTCTTTATAAGTTCTGAGGGAAATGAATGAACAGGTAAATCCTAAGTGATACCTATCTATCATTAATatgatgtattttgttttagcATGGATGACTCACCTGGGTCCAAGTAAGACATTATCCTGGTTGCTATAGTAGCGGGCAGCCAGGTGATGATGTCCTGACAATTGGGGGGACATCCCTTATGGAGCTGGGAGGACACTCGCACCGACAGAAGGTGATTCTGGGGGAGGTCACAGTCCTTCTGTACAAAGTCATTGACAAGGTCATTTATTCTGGCTCTAGGTCGACGGAAATACATACACTCTCAATAACGACAATATTCAAGGTCATTCATTttcttacatatatattatgGAGATCTAGAAATTCTATTAGCGTTTTAGTCAATGCATATGTAATTAAAGGGAAGACATAATTCTGTTTTATCACacatttaacgaggccgagtacagttcAAGTATGCACGCTTTTGCGCAGCGTTTTATTTGCATTGTGATGTCACCTTTTTGCTTGATTGATGCCATGGCCTTatggttttaaaatatcagtagaaattcatgaaaaatttttatcaaaaaatctagggcagaaaaaattagactcTGCCTAGTTAAATTGGAACCAAACATCTTGAAAGCAAAATCAATACTTAGCACATTTTTAACTATGGCAATTCCTTGTACatggtaatttaattttcaGCTCTTTAGTGAAGAAAGTAAGAcaagtttttgtttaaaatgacattatatTTACCAATTTCAAAGATAACGTTAGTTGAACCTATATATCTGATGTTAGTACTCTGAGATACTGTGACATTCCTTGTACATGTTGTATgatatcaacaattttttccagccaataaaatactgtattaAGGGTTATTTTCGTCCTGTGtgattttcgcccttctacacttgtaATTCACCGCTGACAACAAGGtgcgaaaataaaacagggggcGAATTTTCCCCTGTATACAGTAGCACAAAGAAGAATTACGTTATATTTCAtatcactgatttttttttaccaaaaatgttCCAACATAattaactgatttttttttttttaccaaaaatgttCCAACATTTGTTACACACTTCAAACTGCCTATCCTCTTTGTGATACAGAATCAGCTGCCATTACATTAGCtcatttatgaaatattcattgGCTATTTATTCTGCGGTCAGTTTACAAAGATTATAAAAAAGGAGCAGAGAACAAAAGTTAAGATTGTTAAGCGGACCCTTGGGGAACCAAACTATCTGATCAATCATGAATTCAATACATCAGACCAGCATTCACTTGACAACTTTCATTCATAATCTACCCACTGCTTGTAATAACATTTGCtgtaaataattcattattattttaaaaaaaacccaacaaaaccCACGTCATTCATTCATTCCAATGGCAGAAATAGGTCAATGGATTTAAGCATGATATAACAATGGAAATAACATCATCTGCCCAACATTGTATTGTTGTGGTGAGATTTATAATTCAagattacatgtaacatattgtACTCACCCGGTTTTTGAACTTACCAGGAGTCTATTGATCAGGGTATTTTTCTGGATGTCGTTGAATTCATTGAACCAGCGTAGAATTGTctgaatacaaaaataaatcaaaactcCCAGATTTATAGCATTTTTGAACTTACTGTTTTTCACCATGAATTTCTATTTCAGCATTGAAAAATAACTAAATCAGCTTTAAGCTCTTTGAGTGTGTGAGAACAATACAACCCAAAACTACttgttatatatgtattatataaatagtgcctgtttgggagggtaacagttgaaattgacacccctgaGAAAAATATTGTCAGCCAACGCGAAGCAGAGGTCAATAATTCGgattttgaggggtgtcaatttaagctgttaccctcccaaacaggcactatttattttattatactgaatgtcttagtTTTAGAGAAAATATAACTGACTTCTTTGGGAATGATGTGAATTTTACGGCAAACCATAAACACATAATTTATGCGAATATGACAATTTGTTGAATTACCCATTGTGtattgctaacgctgagggtaatagaaaggatcGTAAACTgtatctaaaccaatcagatttcacaTGAAAGTATAAAAACACAGTAAAATGTTTCAGAGCTAAGTCACTGAACAGAAAAAGATACGTAAATACAACGTAAATACAACAAAGTTAATGTTAAACATAAGAAATGAagactttaaatataaatttaggCCCTGTTAAAGTTGTGTAGAAAATACGACTCCAAACATTAAGGAAAACTTACCGCAAGTTTCTCTTTGAATACTGTAGGTTTGATGCCATCCTTGGTGCGGGATGCAATATTCTTTATGACATCATTCTTGCTGACTTCCTTTGGCTTCAACACCGACGTGAGGCTATTCAGATCACAGCTCGGTAGATGGCTTTTCTGTGGCTGTACGATGTCCGGTTTGTTTGGCCATTGTGGAATACCGTGTTCCTCATCGCTCTCGCTGGAATAGTCGCTCCGCCGATACTTGTAACGATTTTTGACACACTGAGAAAAGTGTCCCCAAGAGTTCACAACACAAGTTGGCTGATATGAAACATCAGGGTCTGAGCTTGagcatttgttatttttgttggaTAATTTCCCCTTGTCATCTTCCATTGCCTCTTGACTAAAGGGAGATTCACTTCGATAACAATCCGAGGATGAAAACTGGAAATTACGGACATCATACCGCGAGACATGTCCCTTAGAATCTTTCTGGCACAGGTATTTCTCCCCCGGGATCGAGGAATTCTGCCGGGTACACGACCTTCGTTTAATTCTGTCCGGGGAGGCGCCATTCACGCACGACACCTGTGATGCATCCTGGGAATACTCTGCATCATCAGGCGGGCAACACTTACAAACTCCGTTGGTCATTTCAGCGTTTGGACATCCGTCTGTGGGGATCCCCTCCTCCACAGATGTACAGCTGAAGTATGCGTCGTCCGAGGACTCTTGCTCTGTAACGCTCTGAATGAAATACTGGCTGCTAGCACCACCAGACATACTGTCAACTGATGTCTTAAATAGTCTCAACAGGATGTGAAGCGACAAACACTGCTCACTCCTGTCTATGTGTTAGTTGTTTAACCTTAGTACTTGACACAAATCTCCAATCCACACAGAAGGCAGACTTagaatgaatttattaaaaatttctgaaaacaaattaactctttgaactttatatttaaaaatatgcaacactttttaaaatgttccgACACTACAGCTTTACTCTTTAATCCAGCACAATATTAAGATGTTTCGTAAGAAGACAGAAATTGCTCATTTACACATCTCTGATAATTGGCTCATCAAATCCCACTGAACATTTTCTTCTGACATCCTCAGTATCATTATCCCAGGCACTGTCATTTCATGGTCACCCCACAGATCAAGGCACTGACTTCCCTCATATCCACAACATCACCAACAAACCTCAACATTTCTATGGTGTTCTCTGCTTTTATGGCTGATTTTTGTCATCATTCCCAAATCCATTTGAAGCTCCTTCCAACAAAGTGATTCTAACAGCTGTAAAATTACTTATGCCATTTGCTGCGagactgtcttttgtttttgtcattGGAAATCCATCGTCTCCCGTTCCCCTGGGTCAATCACCAGTTATCTGAAGACAAAACATAATAAAGCACATCAAGTCGACAGTACTGCATGTACATGATAAGACTCCTGAAATCTACTGTTACTACATATGTAAGCCTACTACAACAACCAGTTTTAGACTTGAGCATAGTAAGATAATTaacctgtaaaataaaaatgatacacATAATATTTTGGGAGGGTGAGGAAGGGGTGTATCACATATATTCAACCCACTAAATTTGAAGGCATTGTTGTCTCCCTAAAGATATTGTCTGTTCCTCATACTCTGTacataaatcaaaatcaaaagcaATTTTGTTTTAGTGTCAAGGTCTTATACAAAGAAGCAGCACTTAAGCTTATCACAGTCACACAACACAAAAGCCAAATTCTGAAATACACTTGTAATGAGTTCATTCTTATGTAGAAGCTGTATACTCTGTTTTTTGGTGCAGTAAGTTAGTCAGTAGCACAAAGAACCCCAGATCCCATGGCCATGAAACTTAATCCACAAGCTCACTCATCATCTCAGTCTCCTTATTAGTCCCTActggttttcaccggaggggactatagctttcctctgcttccgtcagtctgtccatctgtctgtcccacttcagttttccacactttttttctttatgcatttgaggaataatatgaaatttcctgaacagcttcaaaatgtcaaattacagatcaagtttacacttttgtagcgtatggttgacatattttcgagaaaattaattttttatattcaaattttttaatgttcgggttcgatattctgcataacagtgcattgttttcacaatttccacaaggTTGTACGGGGATTTACTCTGGGTTGTATTCCATACACCCTGAGGCCATGGGCCGAAGGCTGTATGGAATACTATCCAGGGTAAATCTCTGAACACCCTTGATTGACCTTGATAACAAATAATGCATGACAATAAGTAATGTTCTTTTTTAGTGAAAGTTgttatttgccaaaaaaagcTAAGGAAAAATATTACAACACCAAATGTAATTTACTTACAATACAATACCAGTACTATTACTTTAAGTCGAAAAGTGTGACTAAGATCAAAATTAAGATCCTCTGAGTTTCATGGTCTGGGGCCTGAAGTACATCTCTACTAGGTTATTTCTCAGTTAGCCTGAAGAAGACCATGATACCTATGTCATAACTACTTATATTACACACCGATATCACACCCACATTTCCGACGGCTTCACTTCAGTTCCCGAAATAAGAGACTGTCAGCTGACGGTCATATCAAGTTCACATTTCAGGCTggaaatttaacttttttaaatcgAAGCATATATTGTTGCAACACATTTTTCTTCAGTAACAATAATCTCTTGATGAAAACTCCCCTAAATAAATGTATCCCAAGGAATCTGAAAATTTTGAACACTCTAAAGAATGGGACCATATGAGTTTGCTTTCCTCCCTGGGCTGCTGAAGGTACAAACAGGTGTGGAACGGTGTTCACAGGTGGACGACTCCACATGCATACAAGTGTaactttatctaaaaaaaatccacataaGTACACTGATAACATAtcctgtgtaaaaaaaaaaaataaatctccaCACGCAAGCAAATGTAATCCATCAAGGACAAGCTTTAGTATATAAAGGTGAAATGGTCGGGAATCGGATCTTGAAATGAATGTTGATTAACTCTGTAACCTAAGACATGAATTGATGTTTACCTGAATGATGTACCGTCTCCATCCGCTGCAGACAAAACTCTATATACAATTGATACCTAACTTAGGTGTTACATAGGCTCTAATAGATCTCCTGTAACATAGGCTCTAACAGATCTCCTGTAACATCAACTAATTTTCTACAGAGCTTTCAGTCTCAGGTTTCAATCCTGATACATTTATCATTACTGTATAGTTCTGAACACTCGGATTACGtttaattgtttttactgtACTCGTAAAAAGCTCAAGGTAGTGAAATTCATGTAATAACTGACTTGCAGCTTGATGAATAGATAAGTTGGGACAAAGGAGCTCCTTTAACAAAAGAGATTGTCATTTATAGTTTGTGATAATGCTAAAAACTTTTGACTGGAAGCTGTAGTCAGAACTGGGTCATTTAACTGGGTCAATCAGCAGGAATAAGACCCTCCCAGAGGAAGGACTGGAGTCTCAGGGACTGGATATAGTTAACAGGCTGGGAAATGTGTGTCTGTGGGTCAGCTCTGTCATACATAGAATTTGGGTGACAACTTTATTTATAATTGCCCCTTCCAAAATGGAAA
This genomic interval carries:
- the LOC105319937 gene encoding beta-TrCP, translating into MSGGASSQYFIQSVTEQESSDDAYFSCTSVEEGIPTDGCPNAEMTNGVCKCCPPDDAEYSQDASQVSCVNGASPDRIKRRSCTRQNSSIPGEKYLCQKDSKGHVSRYDVRNFQFSSSDCYRSESPFSQEAMEDDKGKLSNKNNKCSSSDPDVSYQPTCVVNSWGHFSQCVKNRYKYRRSDYSSESDEEHGIPQWPNKPDIVQPQKSHLPSCDLNSLTSVLKPKEVSKNDVIKNIASRTKDGIKPTVFKEKLATILRWFNEFNDIQKNTLINRLLKDCDLPQNHLLSVRVSSQLHKGCPPNCQDIITWLPATIATRIMSYLDPVSLCRAAQVCWVWRYITEDPSLWRKFCCQQKWRLSKAAEHKQVISHMTGGSIMWKKVFAERFRLRNNWLSGRCTVRTFEGHSQGISCVQFDDTRIVSGSSDKTIKVWNIRTNAQWSVQTLVGHSGTVRCLHLEGKRLVSGSTDKSIKVWDLSTQESWSSIACKVTMIGHTDTVRCLQVDDDKVVSGSYDKTLKVWDIKSGECRITLRGHQAAVLCVHFNDTKLVSGSCDKTIKVWNYEGACLRTLMGHQDAVTCLQFDSTRIVSGSLDCTLKFWDIHNGSCVNTIDWKDAEGHTGVVRCLQADSWRLVSAADDKTIKVWNLETGERLVTLRNHTDGVTCMQFNDFIIVSGSYDKTVKLWDFSCC